A single genomic interval of Thiohalobacter sp. harbors:
- a CDS encoding DUF4124 domain-containing protein yields the protein MKQGSAIAGMLILAVLAGSAAVRAEVYRWVDENGEVHFSDRPRSGANTVRVPKAPASAPSDAGRAERQRRLLEAWQAERLRKQEAERRAEDQARLRRRNCAIARDNLRQYRNAGGVYRLNENGERVFMDDAERGRLIAQWEGEVARWCD from the coding sequence ATGAAACAGGGAAGTGCAATCGCCGGCATGCTGATTCTCGCCGTGCTGGCGGGTAGCGCGGCCGTTCGCGCCGAGGTCTACCGCTGGGTGGACGAGAACGGCGAGGTGCATTTCAGCGACCGGCCGCGCTCGGGGGCCAACACCGTGCGGGTGCCGAAGGCCCCGGCCTCGGCACCGAGCGACGCCGGCCGGGCCGAACGCCAGCGCCGCCTGCTGGAGGCCTGGCAGGCCGAGCGCCTGCGCAAGCAGGAGGCGGAGCGCCGGGCCGAGGATCAGGCGCGGTTGCGCCGACGCAACTGCGCCATTGCGCGCGACAACCTGCGCCAGTACCGCAATGCCGGTGGCGTCTATCGGCTGAACGAGAACGGCGAGCGGGTGTTCATGGACGACGCCGAGCGCGGCCGGCTGATCGCGCAGTGGGAGGGCGAGGTCGCCCGCTGGTGTGACTGA